The window GGCGCTGGCTCCAACCCCGACGCCCACGTGTTCGCGTACGCCTGCGCCCAGGTCAAGCGCAGCATGGACGCCGCCAAGCGCTTGAACGCCGAGAACTTCGTGTTCTTCAACCCCCGCGACGGCTACCAGAGCGTCCTGCAACGCCAGTTCTTCCGCGACATGTCCCACATGGCGCAGCTGTACCGTATGGCAGCGCAGTACAGGGACAAGATCGGCTTCAGGGGCCAGCTGCTGATCCAGCCTAAGCCAGCCGACCCTCGCCGCCACCAGTACGAGTCCGACGCCATGTCAACCATGCACATGCTGCGCCACTTCGGCCTCGACAAGCACTACAAGCTGTACATCAAGCCCGCCTTCTCTCGCCTCATGAGCCGCCCCTACGAGCACGATGTCTACATGGCCGCCGCATACAACATGCTCGGCTGCGTCGACGCCTCCGACAGCTGGCCAGAGGTGCGAGGAACGTCAGATCTGTGCGCCCGTAACGTCCGTGACGCTACGTACGTTATGAAGTGCGTCTTGGAACAGGTACGTGAGGCTCCTTGCAACAGCCCCAAGGTTGTGATGCCAAAAGGCGGATAGGGTATACTGCGAAATCTTATTATTCACTACAAAACTATACTGAGAGTAATATTTGCACCTGACGACAGGGAAGATGATTCATTGAAAATATtagaaatgtaatgataatggtttgaAATAAAAGGGGTTAATGCACGCATGTTAGACACATCTGAACAGGGGCACAACTGGCTCACTTGAACTTCCTTCCCTTCAAGCAGAGTGGTCTACAGGGCGGTGGCTTCATCCTGGGCGGGCGCGCGCGTCGCGAGTCCACCGAGCCTCGAGACCTGTTCCACGGCCACATCATGGCCATGGACACCTTCGCCCGCGCCCTCAGGAACGCCGCCCGCATGATCTCCGACGGATCCTTTAGCCGCAGCATCCAGCAGGTGAGTCCCGTGCTCTTCAGTATCTTACATGCAGTCCCAATAATAGTGATACCTTTCCCAGCCCCGCCTACCCGCAGCCCTCTCACAgacacctttccctccttctcctgcagCGCTACTCCTCCTACAAGTCCGGCCTCGGCGAGCGCATCGAGAAGGGTGCCGCGTCCTTCGAGGAGTGCGAGGACTACGTCCGCAAGTGCGGCGAGCCCCAGCCACAGTCCAGCCGCCACGAGCATTTCGAGAACATGTTCAATTACTATATTTTCCCAGCACGCCAATAGACCTTTGCGTCTGCTGTCTTGCACAGATGGGAAAAACTAGTCAGAGCGGCCAATGCATTCTTATGCGTCACGGAATAACGTGACGAATAAGACAACACATACTAAATTCCCATGCGATGAAAAGGAAGACGAACAATATTAATGGTGCCAAGCTTGTCACCTTCCGAGAAGTCATCAATCGAGACTGACCCTCAGCACCTCACCCTCTCCCGCTGTGGTCATGTCTACTGCAGGATAACTAAAACTACTAACCATGTATCAATTTTTCACCCTGTAAAGAaacaaggctaaaaaaaaaaccggaaaacACAATAACATATACATCCGAATTTACACTCCtaaattttcacatacatcttggAGATTTTTCGTTATTCGAACATCacacaaataagaaaacaaaagaaggaaaacgaaaacaataagAAATCTCTTGCTTAATGTCCTATTCGAACTTCGCGGTTCCTCAGCATGTCAGTCGCCCGGGATCAGGAGATGAGGGCGTATCGTCAGCCATTGGAAACGGGCGTCTGACATCGCTGACGTCGCCAGCAGAAGCAGACGAAGTCTCCCAACGAGATGACGGATGTACTGTGAAacatgttatcatatatatatcattggctCAGTGATTAACATACGCGATCAAGATTATCTCTAATTGGGTTATGGTATGAAGATTTCTTTAGGCCTTCATTTTATCTGTAAATGCTTAcgatgcaaataaaaataaaaacatccactgtcttttatatacatacttacataacatAGAAAACAAAATGATAGGTATCTTTAAAAATCTGCGATAAAGCATACAAAAAGATATATTTCATCCTTCACGTATCATTCAGCTACATATATACTTCTTTCTAAACATTTAAATCAAGAAACTAAAAACAGTCATGAGTCAATACATATTTTAAAGCAAACTGATTCACTGACTCGCCATGGAATGAAATGGTTTTCATTCGATAGACTATTTTGACCTGTGGTTATATAACAATATTCTTCAGTGTAACATACACCTATACAAAATTCTTAGTCTTTCTATATTCGAATTCTGGTCAAGAACACTTAAAATTCACAGTCGTCCCTTCACTGTCATCCACCTTGTCCCTCCTTCGCTATCCTTCGCAATTTCCTCCGTGTCCTTTCTCCGCTCCTTCCCCTATCATGCCTTCTCTTCCGCATTTCCTTCGTCACATCCTTTGCTATGACTTGTCTCTGTCATCCTTCGCCTTATCCTCTATGTCTTTTACTGTCTTTCGCCGTGTCCTTCGCTACTTCCTTCACCATGCCTTCGCCTTGTCCTTTgttatctccttccttcaccaTGTCCACCTCTTCTTTATCACCATGTCTTCCGCTGTGTCCTTCGCCCCTTCCTTCCGTGCCCTTCGCcacgccctcgccctcctcctcctcctcctcctcctcctcctcctcctcctcctcctcctcctcctcctcctcctcctcctccgcctccgcctccgcctccgcctccgcctcttcctcttcctcttcctcttcctcttcctattcctcttcctcttcctcctcctcctccagagtcAGCGCAAGGCGGCAGAGCGAAGGAGGTCCTCAAGCGTGTCCACACTCGAAAGGTTCCTCACCAGCAGTGGCCGCGGCAAAGAGGGAACTGGGGGAGATACTCGATATTAAGCCCTACCACCAGCACCTTCTACGCTCATAGATCTTGTAGTGACACCAATGATTATTGTATTTACA of the Penaeus chinensis breed Huanghai No. 1 chromosome 27, ASM1920278v2, whole genome shotgun sequence genome contains:
- the LOC125039782 gene encoding xylose isomerase-like isoform X1; amino-acid sequence: MNKYFPGIGRIEYRPDAGPEDTMVFRHYNPNETVHGRTMEEWMKFSVCYFNTFRYLGSDDHYGERAHQHQWEDGSRSLDNYKRRMMAAFELFHKLNVKYYSVSDRDMAPEGDSFDETNRYLDEMVTLACDLQRQIGVRPMYFAADLFSHPRYMNGAGSNPDAHVFAYACAQVKRSMDAAKRLNAENFVFFNPRDGYQSVLQRQFFRDMSHMAQLYRMAAQYRDKIGFRGQLLIQPKPADPRRHQYESDAMSTMHMLRHFGLDKHYKLYIKPAFSRLMSRPYEHDVYMAAAYNMLGCVDASDSWPEVRGTSDLCARNVRDATYVMKCVLEQQSGLQGGGFILGGRARRESTEPRDLFHGHIMAMDTFARALRNAARMISDGSFSRSIQQRYSSYKSGLGERIEKGAASFEECEDYVRKCGEPQPQSSRHEHFENMFNYYIFPARQ
- the LOC125039782 gene encoding xylose isomerase-like isoform X2 gives rise to the protein MNKYFPGIGRIEYRPDAGPEDTMVFRHYNPNETVHGRTMEEWMKFSVCYFNTFRYLGSDDHYGERAHQHQWEDGSRSLDNYKRRMMAAFELFHKLNVKYYSVSDRDMAPEGDSFDETNRYLDEMVTLACDLQRQIGVRPMYFAADLFSHPRYMNGAGSNPDAHVFAYACAQVKRSMDAAKRLNAENFVFFNPRDGYQSVLQRQFFRDMSHMAQLYRMAAQYRDKIGFRGQLLIQPKPADPRRHQYESDAMSTMHMLRHFGLDKHYKLYIKPAFSRLMSRPYEHDVYMAAAYNMLGCVDASDSWPEVRGTSDLCARNVRDATYVMKCVLEQSGLQGGGFILGGRARRESTEPRDLFHGHIMAMDTFARALRNAARMISDGSFSRSIQQRYSSYKSGLGERIEKGAASFEECEDYVRKCGEPQPQSSRHEHFENMFNYYIFPARQ